In Candidatus Stygibacter australis, the genomic window AATTTTGCTCATCTTCTCCAAAGGATAATAAACATGTTAAATCTTCCTCATCATTAATTTTATAAATATCATCGGAATATAAGTCCAGATAATCATCTATTTCCAAAGCCATGTCATTAGCCAGCCAGTCATCAAAAAGATCATTAGTTAATGCTCCATAGGTTACGGTGTGTTCATCATTAAATACCGAAGTTTCATAATTATAATAGGTATTGATCACACTGGAAAGATATATATCCGCAGCTAACCCGGCATAATTACTCGAAGCCTCAATGGAAAATTCTGCATAGCAATCATAAATCTCAGAGCTTGAGAATCTATAAGCAATCCCACCAGCAGATTCATAAACATCAATCTGGGAATTTGCCACACAATTATAAAGTACAGATTGACCTATAGTGCCGGCAATTCCTCCAACAGTATCAACACCATCAATTGTCACATCTACATTACAATTAAATATTGTGCCAAACAATGAGCCCGTTACTCCTCCCAAAATATGCCACCCATCCAAGTCACCGGTAATATCACAGTTATCAATAAAGCTATTATAACTGTGCCCCGTTAGCATTCCCACTCGCGTATGACCTCGCACATTGCCTTCAATAGTCACCCCATCGATATCAGAATTATTGCAGATACCCACTAACCCGCCTGTATAATCATAACCTCGCACATATAGATTTGTAAGATCAAGATTGCAGATATAGGCAGAATCTGTCCGGGCAAAAAATCCTATTACATTATCAGGGTGACGGCTGATATATAAACTATCTATTGTGTATCCCTGTCCATCATAATTAGCTTGAAAATGACTGCCAGTTGCTCCAATGGGAGGAAATCCGCTTCTCTCATTCCAGGAACTGGTCTCACTGGCATTAATATCATTTGTCTGCACAAAATATAGTCCGGGTAACCAGAAATTATCATAAGTGCTAACCCAAAGAAGATTCTCAATACAGCAGATCTCAAAAGGATTAGATTCTGTTCCATCACCCATCGGTGGTATGGGATCTGCAATTAGATAACTGAAATAAATAAATATTAACAATATTATTAGCTTTTTCATTTAAACATCCTCTTAGTTTATAACGCCATTACAACTTTTATTTGTCAAGACAAAATCAATATTTCTATACGGAAATCACCTTGAAAGGAAATTTTGTGCTTTGATTCTGGTGAATATGAGGCGGTAGTTTATCGGGGTGATGAGACTGAGGAGTATTGTCGCAGAATATTCATTGTGCTGGATGAGGGAACAGATTTGAAAGCAGCATATTTTGATTATTAAAGCGAGTTCTTACCTGCGATTTTGCAGAAGGAAGAACCGGAATTTGAGAGGATAAAAACGTATCAGCGGGGACTTGCACCAAAAACGAATGTGATCCTGGGCGAAAGTGGATCATATCGAGGACAGATATTTTATCAACGAAAGGGTCAGAATTACATTTCTGAGATCTAATTATGATCATGCAACAAATATGCAGAGCCAGTTGTTTAAGCAGCAGAAAGCGTAGGCAATAGCAGCCTGGAACGCAGAATCCTCAGAATCCAAACGAAATTGGACAGCAGGATTTTATAGATGGTACTCCAAAACTATCGAAAGATAGATAAAATGATGATGCCTTTTATGTGGTTCGTGAGCTGGTATATTGATGAGGATAGACAAAATAATTAATTATCCCGAGATTCTGTAATGAGTTTTTTTTGTCTAGTTACTGGATGGATATTTGTTATTATTTTGTATTCCGTTAAGGATACAAATAAGAAATGCCTTTTGTTTGTATGAATGAGAAAGATGAAGAAGATTTTCGATAATCAAGATGCATAGCCTCCGGAGAGGTATTCCGTAATCGGAGGGAAATAATGATAGTGTCCCCATCCCCGTCCAACTTGGCTCCACCGAGTTGGGCGGGGTGGGCTTTTGGGCTTTTTGATCCTCTCGTGAAACAAGTTTTACGGGAGGCTATACGTCTTTATCCCGTTCCGGGATGGATGTTTTTGGGAGTAATTATCATGTACCGGGATATTTATTTACAGGGTATTTTATCCTGTTCCAGGATGAATATTTCAGAGAGTCCTTATCCCGTTACAGGATGGGTATTTTCAGGGAGTTTTTATCCTGTTCCGGGATGAATATTTTGCAGGGAGTCTTTATCCGGTTTAGGGAGAAGAATAAAAAAAGCCCACACATGAATTGCATGTGTGTGCTTTTAATATAATCAGAAATTATTCTTTTTCAGCTTCCACAATTTGAGCACTTTGGATGATAACGTCTTCAAGAGGCCAGTCACGCATACCTTTTTTGGCACCGGTGGGATTGGTTTCAATCTTTTTTACCACATCCATACCTTTGATGACTTTACCAAAAACACAATATCCAAAATCACGAGAGCCATGATCGAGGAAATTATTATCTTTACAATTGATAAAAAATTGAGAAGTGGCAGAATCAACTATCTGAGTACGAGCCATGGCAATTGTACCTTCAAGGTTTTGCAAGCCATTATCAGCTTCATTTTTGATGGGATCCATGTTTTTTTTCTGGGTACCATCGGCAATGAATCCTCCGCCCTGGATCATAAAACCAGCTATCACACGGTGGAAAACCGTATCATTATAAAATCCATCTTTTACGTAAGTAAGGAAATTTTCTACCGTGATCGGTGCTTTATCAGCATAAAGTTCGATAGTGATATCTCCCATATTTGTGGAGAGATTAACAACGGGATTTTCTGCGAGCATAACGCCTCCTGCGATAATAATTAGGATGAGAATAAAATACTTTTTCATAAATTGAAAAACTCCTTGTAAATGTATATTTATTTATATTCTTTCAGGGTTAAGATACCCTTATTGAATTCGAGATAAGAGGTATGAGTAACCCAGTCACCAGTATTTGCATAGATGCCATGCTCAGCAGAGAAAATAACCGGGACATGAGAATGGGAAAAGATAACAAAGTCATAATCATGTGATTTAAGCAGTTTTTGGGCAGCCTGCTGGAGTGAATTGACCATAATCTCTCTTTTATGGCGAGGGATGCGTCTACTACGACTAGAGCGAGATAGCTTAATCCCGATATCAAGGGCAAAATCAGGGTGAAGAAGTGAGAAGATCTTTTGGACAAGTTTGTTCCTGATAACTGAGCGGAAAAGATGGTAGCGGAAATCATTCTTGGTATATCTATCACCATGATCGACAAAGAATTTCTTCCCTTCAATACTTTCAATAAAGCTATTTTTGCAAACTTCAATGTTGAGCTGGTTTTTGAGAAAACCGCTATACCAGAAATCATGATTCCCCGGTGTGAGAATAATACGAGTACCGTTTTGGGAAAGCTCAGATATAGCAGATAGCAATGAGAAATATTCTTTGATGATCACATGTTTCCAGGCAAGCCATAAATCAAAAATATCACCATTTAGCACTAATAGCTCTGTATTACCTTTGAGCGAATGGAGGAAATCAAGGAATCTTTTCCGTCTTTGGATATCTTCCTGATTTTCGTTAAATTTTATATGCGCATCAGAGACAAAAATAGTTCTCATTTGTTTTCCAGTGAATAGTGAACAGTGAATAGTGAACAGCGAATCGAATCTAAGTGTCGAGTTAAGATGCTGTACTCAGCAGATTGACTTGAGACCGACCCAGATACAGGGAAAGTGAATAGTGTCATTTCATTAACCTTTTGTGAGGATATAGTAGAAGATATTTACACCCATTTGAAAGGACTTCCGACGGATATTTTCCGGGTCATCATGAGCATTTGACCATCCATCAGAGATATTAGTTTCATAAGTGTATAGCACCATGATCCTACCCGATTCATTATAAATAGCAAATGTCTGGGGTCTTTTATCATCATGTTTGTGAATTTTAGGAGTGCCATTTAGATCATAGTAGCAATGAAAAATATCGTGCTCCGGAGGCAGTTCCATCAGCTCTTTTTCCGGGAAAACTTTTTTTATCTCTCGTCTGAAAGATTCATCCATACCATAATCATCATCGGCATAAAGCGTTCCACCGCGCAGCAGCCAGGTGCGAAGATTTTGAGCATCATTTTCAGAAAAAGTTATATTACCATGACCAGTCATGATAGCAAAAGGGAAATCAAAAAGCTTTGATTCACCAGGAGTCACAACAGCCTCTTCCGTAGCAAAATCAGTGTGAAGTTCACGATTTAGTACTTCAACAATATTAGGGATCATATCTGGGTCATTATACCAGTCACCACCGCCATCAAAGTGCAGCCTGGCAATCTGGTCTTTATTAACCTGAGCAATTACCGGAAAACTGATCAAAACCAGCATTCCAGCAACGATCAAAGTGATCAAATCTTTATTTTTCATATTGAGGAGAGAAAAAAAGCAGTTGCCAAAATGACAAGAAAAAAAAATATAAGTACAAGAAGAAATAATATTGCTTGATAAGTGAGGGTTAAATGTTCAAGGAGTTATTTGAGCGAATAAGTGCTACAGACCAGTTTTTTTTGATAGCCGGACCTTGTGTGATCGAGAGTGAAAAAATGCTGCTGGAAACAGCAGCGGAACTTATGCAGATAGCAGCAGAAAGAGATTTGATCCTGATATTTAAATCTTCCTGGAAAAAAGCTAATAGAACTAGTGTGGATTCATATACAGGACCGGGACTGGAACGAGGGATGCAAATGCTGGCGAAAGTGAAAGAAGAATTCGGATTACCGATCTTGACAGATATACATGAGTGCAGTGAAATAGAAGCAGTGGGAGAAGTTGCAGATATTTTACAGATACCGGCATTTTTGAGTCGTCAAACAGATCTATTACGAGCAGCGGGAAAAAGTGGTAGAATAGTTAATATCAAGAAAGGTCAGTTTATGGCACCGGAAGATATGAAACTGGCAGCAGAGAAAGTTGTTTCAACAGGTAATGAGCAGATATTTTTGACTGAGCGTGGCAGCAGCTTTGGGTATCATAATTTAGTGGTGGATTTCAGGTCATTTGCCGTGATGCATGAGACCGGTTATCCAGTAATTTATGATGTGACGCATAGTTTGCAGCGTCCCAGCGAAGGTAAAAAGAGTGGCGGAACACCACAATATGCTGAGATGATGGCGAAAGCAGCGATCGCGACTGGCATGGTGAAGGGATTATTTATAGAGACGCATCCTGATCCGGCAAAGGCACTAAGTGATGCAGGATCAATGTTGCCTTTGAAGGCAATGGGCAGGCTGCTTGATGAATGCTTAAATAAATGCAGATAAGGTGGGGAAGTGGACTATAAAAAGATAAAATTATTGATACTTGATTGTGATGGGGTTTTTTCTGACGGCAGGATCACTTATGATGATCATCGAGTGGAATCAAAGAATTTCTGTGCCAAAGACGGGATGGGAATAAAGCTGCTAAAATTTGCTGAGATAAAGGTAGCGATGATCACGGGTAGAAAGTCAAATGTTGTTTCACAACGCTGCCAGGATTTAAATTTTGATTACGTATATCAAGGAGTTTGGCGGAAATTGCCGGTTGCAGAAGAAATTATGGCAGAGCTGGGATATACCTGGGAAAACGTGGCATATATGGGAGATGATTGGAATGATTATCCCGTGATGAAGCATGCAGCACTCACTTCTTGTCCGGCAGATGCATTTGATGATTTTAAGGAAACAGTCAATTATGTGTGCCGTCGAAAAGGTGGCAGAGGAGCTATCCGCGAATTTGTAGAGCATATTTTAAAGCAGCAGGGGAGATTTCAGGATGTACTTAAAAAGCTCATCAATAATCTTGAAAGTACTGATAATTAGTTTGCTGATATTTCTACTTGGAGGTTGTGAGGATGATCTCAAAGAAGAGATGAAATCAGGAGACAAGAACATACCTGATGAGCAAAGCGACAGCGTGAGAGTTATCACAATGGATGGCGAAACTATCAGCATGGAGATGCATGCCAGGCATATAGACAGATATTATAAGCGAAAAGAGACTTTCATTGATAGTTTATATCTACAGAATTTCAATGAAGATGGAAGCTTGAAATCTACTTTAACCTGTAATAATGCAATAATTAATGAAACCCGTAATGAAGTGACCTGTATTGGTGATGTGGTGGTTATTAGTGAAAATGGCAGGCTGGAAGCGCCTCGACTGGTGTGGAATAGAGATAGTGATAAAGTACGGGCAGAAGAAGGCGTTAAACTAATGCGGGGCGATGATACACTTTGGGGTGAGAGAATGCTAACAGATCTGGAATTGAATGATATCGAGATCATCAAAGTATCTGCAGAAGGTACTGTAAAAAGCGGAACAGTTGAATGGTAAATAGGAATATTCCGGTAATATTGACGGTGATGATATTTTGCCTGATGGCAGGCTTGAGGGGAGAGGGAAAGGCAGAATTGCGACCTTACCGGCTTATCCATGCAGATAGTTTAAGGGCGAATAAAGTTGATGGAGCCTATATCAGCGAATTGACAGGTGAAGTACATTTTTTTTATGGCGACACAGAATTTTTTGCAGACAAGGCGTTTCTTTATGAGCGGGAAAAGATAGTGAGGATGACTGGGAATGTGAAAGTTTATGAAGATACATTGAGTCTTAAGGCGCAACGGGTGAGTTATTTCAGACTTCAGGAAAAGCTTGATTTGGATGAAGACGTGATATTTAATGAAACTCATCAGGACAGTACGTGGCGTACATTTAATGCTGAAAGAGTAGAATATTTACGGGAGAGCAAGAATTTTGAAGCCTGGGAAAATGTGTCAGTATATGATTCACGTGAAAATGTAAGCGGTGAATGTGGATATATGACATATAATGTAGATAAAGGATTTGGATATTTAAAGGAAGAACCTGAATTACAGATGTCCAAATCAGACAGTATATTGATCAAAGCAGAAAGAATCGAGTATTATGATGATTATAAAAAGATAGTAGCCATATTTGAAGTTGAAACTGAAATGCCAGATTATTTACTGACCAGTGATTTTTTGATCTATTATTCTGAGGAGGAAAAAGCGACCTATCGCGGTCAACCGAAACTTTTTTCAGAACAATTTGATGCTAAGGCATCGGAAGTTACTTTATATTTTAGAGAGAACAAACTTCATCAGGCTCTGATGAGTGATTCCTGCAGAGTAGATTATAAAGTGAGAGAATTTGAAGCAAAAGAAAATTGGGTAACGTCAGAAGAGATGGAGTTTATATTTGAAAATGGCGTGATCAAAGAAAGCAGAGCATATAGATCAGTAGATAGTTATTATGTACAGCAGCCAGATATCATCCGGAGGCAAAAGTACTTACGTAATGAGGCAAGTGCCGAAAAGCTGATAATGTATATGAATGAAGAAGGATATATAGAGCGAATAGGTTTGAGCAAAAGTATCCAGGGAAAATACACCTTTGAGGGAGAATAAAAAATTAACTAAGCAATTTAGTAGCCAAACCTAAAAAAAAAATTGACAAATAAACCGAAAAGTAATAATCTATAAACATAATGAACAGAATAAAAACAGAAGATTTAGTAAAGATATATGGAAAAAGAAGGGTTGTAAACAAGGTTAGCATATCCATTGACCAGGGTGAAGTTGTAGGAATTCTGGGACCCAATGGAGCAGGAAAATCAACTACTTTCTACATGATCCTTGGCTTGATAAAGGCTAATTCAGGAATTGTGCAGTTCAATGATAAGGATATCTCAAGATTACCTATGTATAAACGGGCACAATTAGGAATTGGTTATCTTGCTCAGGATCCATCGATATTTCATAAATTGACGGTTGAGCAGAATATAATGGCGATTCTGGAGACTTTACCAATTAATAAGAAGGAACGTAAAGAGCGACTGGAAAGGCATCTGGAAGAGCTTGATCTGGCGCGACTGGCTAAACAGAAAGCCTTTACTTTATCAGGCGGAGAACGGCGCAAACTTGAGATCACGCGATCACTGGTAACATCCCCTTCATTTATGCTGATGGACGAACCCTTTGCAGGAGTAGACCCTTTGGCAGTGGCAGATATTCAAGATATTATCCGAAAATTGAAAGATATGAATATTGGAGTTTTTATTACTGATCATAATGTATTGGAGACATTAAAAATAACTGAGAGGGCGTATATTATTTATCATGGTGAGATACTTTTTTCTGGGACATCTCAGGAATTAGTAAATGACGATCAGGCGAGAAAGGTGTATTTGGGAGAAAAATTTATCAATCCCTTTGTGCAAGAGACATGAGTAAAATAGGTTTACATCATAATCTGCATCAGAAGCAGACCCAGCAGCTTCTTATCAAGCCTAAGATGTTGCAGTCTTTGGAGATACTTGCAGCACCGATAATAGAATTGGAGACATTTCTACTTCAAGAATTGCAAAAGAATCCCATGCTTGAACTTGTGGAAGAAGATCCAGAAGAGGAAGCTGAGAATAACAGGGAAGAAAGTGTAGAGGAGAAACCTGAGGTTAAAGAGGAAAGTGCTGAAGATCAAGAGATACGGGAATTAATGGAAGAAACCCGTGAATTGAGTGAAGTACTTGATTCCTGGCAGGAATATAACGGTGATCAGCAGAATAAACTTCGAAATGATGAAGATCTTGATTTTGAGAAAAGATATGAATCAAATAGAAATATGATCACCCAATCTAATGAGAAAGACAAATATCTGGATCAGTTACAATATTTAACTTTTAATGATCTGGAATTAGAATATACAGAAGAATTGATAGAGAGCGTCAATGCTCATGGATATCTGCCGGAAGGGATAGATATTTATGAACTGGCAGCAGAATACGGAATAACTTATGAACGGGCAGATGAAATACATGAAATGGTTTTAAACCTGCAGCCGAAAGGAATAACAGCAAGAAATATCACTGAGTGCCTGCAGGTTCAATTAGATAAAGAAGATGAGTATTATGATGTGTTGTATCAATTGTTGGCAGAGGATTTTGATGATCTGATACATAAGAGATACCGTAAGATAAGTGTTAAATACGGAGTGATGGAAAGAACAGTACTCAATTGGAAAGAAATGATCTCTCATCTTGATCCTAAACCGGGATTACGGATATTGCCAGCGAATACTGATTATGTGACGCCTGATGTAGTAATAA contains:
- a CDS encoding DUF4159 domain-containing protein gives rise to the protein MKNKDLITLIVAGMLVLISFPVIAQVNKDQIARLHFDGGGDWYNDPDMIPNIVEVLNRELHTDFATEEAVVTPGESKLFDFPFAIMTGHGNITFSENDAQNLRTWLLRGGTLYADDDYGMDESFRREIKKVFPEKELMELPPEHDIFHCYYDLNGTPKIHKHDDKRPQTFAIYNESGRIMVLYTYETNISDGWSNAHDDPENIRRKSFQMGVNIFYYILTKG
- a CDS encoding UDP-2,3-diacylglucosamine diphosphatase, coding for MRTIFVSDAHIKFNENQEDIQRRKRFLDFLHSLKGNTELLVLNGDIFDLWLAWKHVIIKEYFSLLSAISELSQNGTRIILTPGNHDFWYSGFLKNQLNIEVCKNSFIESIEGKKFFVDHGDRYTKNDFRYHLFRSVIRNKLVQKIFSLLHPDFALDIGIKLSRSSRSRRIPRHKREIMVNSLQQAAQKLLKSHDYDFVIFSHSHVPVIFSAEHGIYANTGDWVTHTSYLEFNKGILTLKEYK
- the lptB gene encoding LPS export ABC transporter ATP-binding protein; this encodes MNRIKTEDLVKIYGKRRVVNKVSISIDQGEVVGILGPNGAGKSTTFYMILGLIKANSGIVQFNDKDISRLPMYKRAQLGIGYLAQDPSIFHKLTVEQNIMAILETLPINKKERKERLERHLEELDLARLAKQKAFTLSGGERRKLEITRSLVTSPSFMLMDEPFAGVDPLAVADIQDIIRKLKDMNIGVFITDHNVLETLKITERAYIIYHGEILFSGTSQELVNDDQARKVYLGEKFINPFVQET
- the kdsA gene encoding 3-deoxy-8-phosphooctulonate synthase; the encoded protein is MFKELFERISATDQFFLIAGPCVIESEKMLLETAAELMQIAAERDLILIFKSSWKKANRTSVDSYTGPGLERGMQMLAKVKEEFGLPILTDIHECSEIEAVGEVADILQIPAFLSRQTDLLRAAGKSGRIVNIKKGQFMAPEDMKLAAEKVVSTGNEQIFLTERGSSFGYHNLVVDFRSFAVMHETGYPVIYDVTHSLQRPSEGKKSGGTPQYAEMMAKAAIATGMVKGLFIETHPDPAKALSDAGSMLPLKAMGRLLDECLNKCR
- the lptC gene encoding LPS export ABC transporter periplasmic protein LptC gives rise to the protein MYLKSSSIILKVLIISLLIFLLGGCEDDLKEEMKSGDKNIPDEQSDSVRVITMDGETISMEMHARHIDRYYKRKETFIDSLYLQNFNEDGSLKSTLTCNNAIINETRNEVTCIGDVVVISENGRLEAPRLVWNRDSDKVRAEEGVKLMRGDDTLWGERMLTDLELNDIEIIKVSAEGTVKSGTVEW
- the rpoN gene encoding RNA polymerase factor sigma-54 is translated as MSKIGLHHNLHQKQTQQLLIKPKMLQSLEILAAPIIELETFLLQELQKNPMLELVEEDPEEEAENNREESVEEKPEVKEESAEDQEIRELMEETRELSEVLDSWQEYNGDQQNKLRNDEDLDFEKRYESNRNMITQSNEKDKYLDQLQYLTFNDLELEYTEELIESVNAHGYLPEGIDIYELAAEYGITYERADEIHEMVLNLQPKGITARNITECLQVQLDKEDEYYDVLYQLLAEDFDDLIHKRYRKISVKYGVMERTVLNWKEMISHLDPKPGLRILPANTDYVTPDVVIKRIGDRFEIISNDYSFPRVHLSRNYLNVLNMVKEDRKALEFVRDKINAAKFIMKSVYLRGRTLENVVRAIIKHQPEFFYEENGTLRPLTYSVIANELGVNESTISRVVRSKYAETPFGMMCLKDFFTSKAGKDENYNSVSRQSVEVRIKEYIDNEDPKNPISDLDLAEKLHDEGLTVSRRVVAKYRKRMGILNSHLRRKE
- a CDS encoding peptidylprolyl isomerase → MKKYFILILIIIAGGVMLAENPVVNLSTNMGDITIELYADKAPITVENFLTYVKDGFYNDTVFHRVIAGFMIQGGGFIADGTQKKNMDPIKNEADNGLQNLEGTIAMARTQIVDSATSQFFINCKDNNFLDHGSRDFGYCVFGKVIKGMDVVKKIETNPTGAKKGMRDWPLEDVIIQSAQIVEAEKE
- a CDS encoding LptA/OstA family protein; the encoded protein is MVNRNIPVILTVMIFCLMAGLRGEGKAELRPYRLIHADSLRANKVDGAYISELTGEVHFFYGDTEFFADKAFLYEREKIVRMTGNVKVYEDTLSLKAQRVSYFRLQEKLDLDEDVIFNETHQDSTWRTFNAERVEYLRESKNFEAWENVSVYDSRENVSGECGYMTYNVDKGFGYLKEEPELQMSKSDSILIKAERIEYYDDYKKIVAIFEVETEMPDYLLTSDFLIYYSEEEKATYRGQPKLFSEQFDAKASEVTLYFRENKLHQALMSDSCRVDYKVREFEAKENWVTSEEMEFIFENGVIKESRAYRSVDSYYVQQPDIIRRQKYLRNEASAEKLIMYMNEEGYIERIGLSKSIQGKYTFEGE